TAGATGTAGAGATTTACCATACGCCAGCGTTGCTGAAGTACGGAACATGGAGTCATTATTCACCCCTTGGGGAAGTTGAGCCATTTCTTGTGCTTCCTGGGTATGGCAAGGCGTTTGACGTTCGCTCTAATGCTGTTCTCTGGTACAAGCCAGAATTCGCATTTGCGACAACCCATGACGTCTACATAGTCGGACTAAGTCTCGCACCTGATGATTTCTTCATTCGAAGTTTGTTCCTGTCGAACCTGTCTTTCATAGATTCTTACTCCGACGTCAAAGGTCGGAAAGTGTTTATCATTAATTCCGATCCAAGCTGCGAGAAAAACTACCAGTTTGTTTTATCGAACAAACATGCCAAGCTCCTAAATGAACAGTTCTCAATGAGGCACGTGCACTTCATGAAGGAGAGGGTCGGGAATGTCTAACAACCACTTCGAGTCCAACGTCTTATCCTTTCGCTACGCTCCAGGGCAAGCCACGGCTCGAGCAGAAGCATTATGAATGTAGATGAGATAGCTTGGTGGTCGGTAATAATAACGGCAGGCGCTGGTTTTCTTGGTGCTACTATGGGTGCTATCGTACACCCGCTTATCAATCATCAAACTCAAAAGTGGCAGCGTAAAACAGCATGGAAAAGAGAAGCCCTTCTGGAGCGACTGAATGAACTGTATCAACCACTGTATGTGGATTTTGTTGTCATGCCAGATAAAGATCCCGAACATTATTTTGTCGATTGGACCGCTGATGATTTCAATGAATGGCTAAACAATGTCTTAAAGATCATCATCCCAAAAATTCATTTAGTACCGGACGAAGTACGAGATAAGGTAAATTATTGTATAGAAATTGCATCAAGAAAAGATTATGACGCTGAATCTGAAGTAAGGCAATTATATGATCATATCAAAAAATATTTTATCATTCTGCGTAAAAAATTGGGTTTACATCATCAATAATCATGCCCAACATGCGCTACACCCGACCACTTACGGGGGAGAAGGGAATGAATCGAACGGGCGTTATGCGGGATTTTGAACGTTGACCCGAGCGGGTATAGTTGGTAGGATTATTTTTACGATGGAACAGGTGCCGACAAAAGAATATACGTGGCTGACTCAACACCCCGAAGTGGAAGAAAAGTATCTGGGTGAGTGGATTGCAATCCATGAGAGCCGGGTTATAGCCCACGGAAGAGATTTGCAGACAGTCCTCCAGCAAACGGCGCATCTAGACCCGCCGCCTCATGTAACTTATGTAGAGGAAGCTGGCCTTGCGGCTTATGCGCTATACCTTTTCTTATAAGTCAAAAAAATTAGGTCCTGAAAAAAGTACTCTTCGTCCCTATGCCGAAGTTCAGCTGAAAATTCAGGGGCGCCGGATCCCCTTTGATTTTTTGGTTGATTCAGGGGCTGATCGTACAGTGATTAATCGCCCTTTGGGGTGTGTTTTGGGCTATGAAGTGAAACCGGGAGAAAAACCGATTAAGCTGGGTGGCATCGGTGGCACAACAAATGGTTACTTGCGCGGTTTGAGGCTTTGGATCGGAGATACCGAGATAGAAACGGAAGTCATCTGGGTACAGTCCGACACGGTCCCCCTTCTTTTGGGCCAAATGGACATCTTTGACCATTTTGATATTACCTTTTCGAAAGTGAATCAAAAAGTGTTTTTTGACTTGCTGAAATAGACATTACCTTCTCATTCATGAAACCTCTCCTTCTCATCATCCTCGACGGCTGGGGGCATCGCGCGGAAAAAAAGGACAACGGCATCGCCCTGGCCAAAACGCCCCACTTCGATCATCTGTGGAAATCATATCCGCATACTCTCATCGACGGTTCGGGGAAGGCGGTGGGTCTGCCCGCCGGCATCATGGGAAATTCGGAGGTGGGGCACATGAATCTGGGCGCGGGGCGGATTGTCTACTCCGGCCTCTCGCAAATCTATCACGCCATCGAAGACGGCAGTTTTTTTGACAATCCCGCGCTGTTGGGGGCAACCCAGTCAGCCAAACTCAACCGGTCCGCTCTTCATCTGATGGGGCTTGTCTCCGACGGCGCGGTACACAGCCATCAGGACCACCTGTACGCCCTTTTGGATCTCGCCAAACGACAGAGGATCGAAAAGGTTTTTGTCCACTGTTTTCTGGATGGGCGCGATACGGCGCCGCGTGACGGAATAAAATTCATCCGCCGACTGGAAGAACAAATCGGCAAAATTGGGGTTGGACGGATCGCCGGCATCCACGGCCGATACTACGCCATGGACCGCGACAAACGGTGGGAGCGGATCGAAAGGGCCTATGACGTTCTCACCGGCTGGAATCCCGGCGGCGTCCATTTGGCCGAGGAATATCTGGCCCGTGAATATCAACAGGGCAATGGCGACGAATTTATTCCTCCGGAGTCGGTGCTTGACGAGAAAGGGAGGCCGATTGGCCCCATCAGGGACGGCGATGCCGTGATCTTTTTTAATTTCCGGGCCGATCGC
The window above is part of the Deltaproteobacteria bacterium genome. Proteins encoded here:
- a CDS encoding retropepsin-like domain-containing protein is translated as MRYTFSYKSKKLGPEKSTLRPYAEVQLKIQGRRIPFDFLVDSGADRTVINRPLGCVLGYEVKPGEKPIKLGGIGGTTNGYLRGLRLWIGDTEIETEVIWVQSDTVPLLLGQMDIFDHFDITFSKVNQKVFFDLLK
- a CDS encoding 2,3-bisphosphoglycerate-independent phosphoglycerate mutase; protein product: MKPLLLIILDGWGHRAEKKDNGIALAKTPHFDHLWKSYPHTLIDGSGKAVGLPAGIMGNSEVGHMNLGAGRIVYSGLSQIYHAIEDGSFFDNPALLGATQSAKLNRSALHLMGLVSDGAVHSHQDHLYALLDLAKRQRIEKVFVHCFLDGRDTAPRDGIKFIRRLEEQIGKIGVGRIAGIHGRYYAMDRDKRWERIERAYDVLTGWNPGGVHLAEEYLAREYQQGNGDEFIPPESVLDEKGRPIGPIRDGDAVIFFNFRADRARQITQALTGPFFMEFNRKIIPKISAFVCMAPYDNFSLPVAFWPSYPQRIFGEIVSENGLAQLRIAETEKYAHVTYFFNGGRDVAFPGEERILIPSPREVPTYDQKPEMSALLVADELINRINEDKYDVIILNFANADMVGHTAKPEAIVRAVETVDECVGRIVDLVLKMKGMAIITADHGNAEQMKDDAGGPHTAHTTNLVPFMLVSDAHRKNHLKKSGGHLCDVAPTLLELLHIPKPREMTGENLIVAE